In Bacillota bacterium, the genomic stretch CGCTGTCCCGCCTTTTCGTGCGCCACGATGTCGGACAGGCGCGAGCACTCCGGGGTGGCATACTCCTCATGGTCGCCCACCGCGTCGATGTACAGGCGCCCGCCGTTGATGAGGAACCCGCCTCCGCGCGCAGGCTCAAAGGCAAAGTCGCGGCTGTGCAGGTCGATCAGCCCACGGCGCAGGCGGTAGAACACACAGTCTTTGACCTTTTCCACCACCCGCTCGGGTCTGCCCACGCTTTCGTCACGGACGAAGCACCCAAACTCTGTTTCGATACCGAAAATCCGGTTTTCCATTTGCCTGCACCTCCGCGTGTTGCTTGGAACCCGTTCTGTTCCGACGCTACTGTGGCAGCACGGGACGGATTTCGTCCTCTTTCAGCAGGCGGAACTTGCGCTCGCGCTTGGTGAAGCGGTCGAGAATCGCCGCCTCGACCTGCAGGTCTTGCAGCTGCTCCCGCAGGAACGCCTCGATGCGTTCTTCCGTCAGGCTCTCTGCACCCTCTTCCTGCAGGTGCATGTCGGTCGCCCACAGCCTGCCGGTCGCCCATGCTCGCAGAGCGCGACGTAACGCCGTATGCAGGTCGGGTGCGCCCTCCGCATCTTCGGGCACCAGCTGGCGTATCATCTGTTCCTCCGCCTCCGGCGTGCCTGCTACCGCCGCCGCCCAGTTGAGCGAGACGAACTCACCGTCATAGTTCAGGGTGTAGAACAGGTCTTCTTCGGGCTTTCTGCCCATTTCGGCAAAGAGGGCGCGTACCACAAACGGCGCGTTGAGCACATCTCCAAACGCCCGCTTGATGCCCGGACTGATGGCGAAGCCCACCACGCGCTGGATGGTCACGTCATCGGGACTGCGGGCGTAGCCCTCCTGATGCGCGAAGTCGATCGCGCCCACCCGGATAATCTCCAGGTCGCTCTGGTTGCCCAATCCTGCAAACATCAGACGGTCGTAGACCTCGAAAATCTTGCGTTGCGTGCGGCGCAGGGTGAGCAACAACACGCCCCCGTCGTAGCTGATGCCAGCGACGGGGCTACCGTCACGCAACCGCTCCTCGATATATTCCGTGCGATGCCGCACGCTTTCATTGAAGTCGTAGGGTGTGTAGACCATTGCTCCTTCTTATCCGCCCTTCGTTTCACGCTGGCTGCAGCCTGCATGACACTTCGGCGCAGGCTAAAGCCTGGGGCTACATGAGGCACCTATCTTTTCAGGCTCGCCCGGATGTCGGATAACTGTTCCTCCGGGATGTCCAGAATGCCTTCGCTGGTCACTGCTCGCGCTACTGGTAGCACTTTCTCGATGCCCGCGGTGGCGGAGTCGAGGTCGGCAGCGATGTCCAGCAGCAGCAGCGATTCGCGCAGGGCATCTTCCAGCGTCATCTCGTGGAAGGGTCCTTTCGTTTTCAAGATATAGTCGAACACGCCACGAATGCGTTCCGAGCCAGAGCCTGCCCCGCCGAACTCCACGCTTTCGAAGCGTGCGCCCATGCCGTCGTAGAAGAAGATGCGCCCCTCGCCGCGCTCCAGGTCGTAGGCGGAGACGACCGGTATAAACAAGCCGATGCCCTGCAACGCCATGCTCAGGTTGCCTGCCAGCGCACGCGACACCTCCGCCAGCTTGCCCTCCAGGCTCATCTCCTGCAGTTGCGTGCGGGCGTAGTACTTGAACGAGTGTTGCAGATAGCGCACAATCTCCATTGCCCGCGCGTAGGACCCCGCGATAGCGATGAGCGTGTAGTCATCCAGTGGCAGAATCTTCTCCGCGCGGTCGTACATGATGGCGTTGGCGGAAGTGGCACGGCGGTCGCCCACGTTGAGCACGCCGTCGCGGTACTTCAGGGCAATGACAGTAGTGCCGTGCACTTCCTGTACCGCCGGCGGGACCCGTTCGGAAGGGATTACCTCCGGCTCCCGCCACAAGCCATGTGCCCGCAGCAGCGCCATGAAGTCCCCGCTGTGGTTTGCCGACAGTCGCTCTCCCACTGCTTATTCTCCACTGCGCTGGCGATAGCGTCGTGCCTGGTCCGGATCCACGCGCCTCATGCGCTTCAGCAGGTCGTTCACATCAGGGCGGCTTACCTTCGGTGTGGTGGGGCCTCCCTCCTCGCCTCCCTTGCGCGTGATGGGGTCGGACGGGATGGTTCGGGTTAATCGGTCGTCTGCTCGCCACTGCATGGCTGGTTCCCTCCTTCTTCCTCGCTCTTGCGCGAGGCATGTAGCTGTCGGAATGTGTTGACAAACTCGGTGAGGTTATGTGCTTTCGCCAGTCTCTGTACCTTCTGCGGTACCCGCTGGGTCACCCAGTCGCGCAGGTCCAGCGTCACCGCCTGCTCGCCGAAGGTCAACTGCACCCGGCTCCACGTAATTGCGCTGATGGCTTGCGGGTAACGCTCCACCAGCGTGCCGCGCACCCACGCCCGGGTGCTGCTGGGCGGATGGCACATCGCTCGCTCGATATCTTTATCTGTTACTACGCGCCTCACCGCTCCCATTTGTTCCAGCCCCGCGAACAAGCCGTCCTGCGGGTCTATACTATGATACGCCAAATCCAGACTTTGCACAATAGGCTCCTTCCAGTCCACGCCTTCACTCTCGATGAACTGTTCGAGCAACAGTCTCTTCGCAACCCAGTCCAGGCTATCTGCCAGCTGCTGCGGGTCGCGCTCCAGCGCGTCGAGCGTGCTTTCCCATGCCATCAAAAGCCACTGCGTCTCGGTATCGGCATGGGCGAAGCGGCTCTGCGCTTCGCGAAGGTAGAGCCGTTGTACCTCTATGGCAGGGAGGGTGCGTCCGTCTTCCAGTTCCACTTGCCACTTCCACTGCGGGTCGCGCGAGAGGCGGCGGATGGTCTCCACCGGGTTGCGGATGGCAATGCCCGGTTGCCACCCCATCTCGATCATCTCCGTCACGAGGCGCGTCGTGCCCACCTTGAGGGCGGTGGCATATTCGCTCATGTTGGCATCGCCACAGATGACATGCAGTCTGCGGTAGCGTGACGGGGTGGCGTGCGGCTCGTCGCGCGTGTTGATAATGGGACGCTGGTAAAGGGTGTCCACGCTGGCTTCCACCGAGAAGAAGTCCGCCCGCTGAGACAGTTGATAGGGTACATCACCGAAGATGCCGGGCGTCTCCACCCCCACCTTACCCGCGCCTGCATACAGGATGCGCGTGACGAAGAAAGGCATCATGCCCCGGATGACCTGCTCGAAAGGCACGCTGCGGCGCATCAGGTAGCCTTCATGACAGCCGTAGCTCGCGCCGTGAAAGTCGGTGTTGTTCTTATAAATGTGCACCTTCAAACCGGTGCGGCGCATATACTCCTGCGCGCACGACCAGACGATGCGCTCTCCCGCGCGGTCATGCGCCACCAGCTCCCGCAAGCTAACGCACTCTGGGGTGGAGTACTCGGGGTGACCATGGTCGTTGTAGAGGCGCGCACCGTTGGGCAACACGCGGTCGCTGCGTGTCTCGGCAGACATGCAGGCAGAGGCGGTGCCTTCCGTGTCGTACTGGGCGTCTACCGGGTCGGTTTGCAGATATTCCACGTGGAAGCCGCGTGCATCTTTACGTGGGTCTTCGCGCCGGTAGTCCCACGGGGAGGCGAAGGTGGAGGCGTTGTAGCTGCGCACCACCTCCGCCGCCTCGAACACCAGCTCCGAGGGGTTTTTGCCCTCAATGTATAACCCATACTCGGTCTCCAGCCCGACCAGCCTCTGCATGGATGCACCGCCTAAATGATGTTCCGCCGCGCCGCCGATTGCCGCTCGCGGTCTTGTGGGCGAATCGGGCGCACGTCCGCCACGTTGTCCGGCTCGTAGTCCAGCAGCTTCAGCCAGTCTTCCTGCGAGTCGGACTTGGGGAAGATTTCGCTCTCCTTGTACTCGGTGCGGATGGCTTGCTGCAGGTCGGGCAGGGAGATGCCGCTATCCTCGCCGCACTCGATGGCTCGCTTGATGGCGTAGTCCTTCGCGCGGTCTACCACCGACTTCAGCAGCGCGCCGCTGACCAGGTCGCGCCAGTAGAGCGTCTCCACCGAGCCGTTGCGCAGGTACACCTGCACGAACTCGGTCTCCGGATGCTTGCGCCACAGGTATTCGATCGCGCCGTCCAGCAACGCCTCGCGAGCCGCCTCCTCCGAGCCGTATTCGCGCACCGTCGCTGGGTCCAGCGGGATGTTCGGATGCAGGTAAATCGCCAGAATGTCCCGCGACGCCTGCTTGTCGGGGCGAGCCACCTTCACCTTGCGGTCAATGCGCCCTGGACGCAAGATGGCGGGGTCGATATAGTCCGGACGGTTGGACGTCAGCATCACCACCACGTTCTCCAGCGAGACCAGCCCATCCATCTCCGCACAGAACTGCGGCACCACCGTGTTGGAGATGTGGGTAAACCTGCCGGAGTTGCGCACGCGCAGGATGGACTCGGCTTCGTCGATGAAAATGAAGACCAGATTACCTTCCCGTGCCTTCTCTCGCGCGGCAGCGAAGATTTCGCGCACCATGCGCTCGCTCTCGCCGAGCCACATGTTCAGTATCTTGGGACCGCTGATGTACATGAAGTACTCGCGCACATCGCGCCCCAGTTGACGACGGTATTCTTGTGTCAGGTTATAGGCAGTGGCTTTGCCAATCAGCGTCTTGCCACAGCCAGGCGGTCCATACAGAAGGATGCCCTTGATCGGCTGCTTCTCGAACTTGCGGAACAGCTCGGGATGGAGCAGCGGCAGTTCGATGGTATCGCGGATGACGCGGATGGCATCTTCCTGACCGCCGATGGCGCTCCAGGGTATCTCGGGAACCTCTTCGAAGTAGTAGTCGCGCGCCTCGCGCTGCGCGAAGTGCTCCAGCGCCACCTTCAGGTTAGGCTCCATGCGCACTTCGTCACCCGGCTTGATGGTGACCTCGGCCAGGTCATGACCACGCAGCACGAGTCGTCCCGACATGCCCTGCGGGTCGGATGCCACGCGCAGGCGACCGTCTTCCAGAACCTCCTGCACCTTGACGATGGGACCCTGCGGGTGGTAACCCAGGTCCCCCACCACCGCAAACGCCTCATTGATGCGCACGCGCGTGCCCACCTTCAGCGTGCTGGCGTCCATCTTCGGATCGATGTTCGCATAGTATTCGGTGTCGCCGACGGCAATCATGGCAACGCCGTCCGCAGGCGAACCGAGATACACCCCGATACGGTTTGCCGGAGAGGTGAGCTTTTCATACACCTGCTCGTATTCCTGCAGCGCCTTCTGCGCCTCCTGAAACTGCTTCTCGTCCACCTCCAGCTGATGACGCAGCAACAGCAGGTAGTTCAGGAGCCGGGCATCCTGGGGTGGACGAGCGCGCAGGATTTCGTCAAGTAGCGTTAGCGCACGCAGGGAGGTCTCCGGCGGCTGAAACTCTTCGTATTTA encodes the following:
- a CDS encoding proteasome subunit alpha, whose amino-acid sequence is MGERLSANHSGDFMALLRAHGLWREPEVIPSERVPPAVQEVHGTTVIALKYRDGVLNVGDRRATSANAIMYDRAEKILPLDDYTLIAIAGSYARAMEIVRYLQHSFKYYARTQLQEMSLEGKLAEVSRALAGNLSMALQGIGLFIPVVSAYDLERGEGRIFFYDGMGARFESVEFGGAGSGSERIRGVFDYILKTKGPFHEMTLEDALRESLLLLDIAADLDSATAGIEKVLPVARAVTSEGILDIPEEQLSDIRASLKR
- a CDS encoding ubiquitin-like protein UBact → MQWRADDRLTRTIPSDPITRKGGEEGGPTTPKVSRPDVNDLLKRMRRVDPDQARRYRQRSGE
- a CDS encoding proteasome accessory factor PafA2 family protein, whose translation is MQRLVGLETEYGLYIEGKNPSELVFEAAEVVRSYNASTFASPWDYRREDPRKDARGFHVEYLQTDPVDAQYDTEGTASACMSAETRSDRVLPNGARLYNDHGHPEYSTPECVSLRELVAHDRAGERIVWSCAQEYMRRTGLKVHIYKNNTDFHGASYGCHEGYLMRRSVPFEQVIRGMMPFFVTRILYAGAGKVGVETPGIFGDVPYQLSQRADFFSVEASVDTLYQRPIINTRDEPHATPSRYRRLHVICGDANMSEYATALKVGTTRLVTEMIEMGWQPGIAIRNPVETIRRLSRDPQWKWQVELEDGRTLPAIEVQRLYLREAQSRFAHADTETQWLLMAWESTLDALERDPQQLADSLDWVAKRLLLEQFIESEGVDWKEPIVQSLDLAYHSIDPQDGLFAGLEQMGAVRRVVTDKDIERAMCHPPSSTRAWVRGTLVERYPQAISAITWSRVQLTFGEQAVTLDLRDWVTQRVPQKVQRLAKAHNLTEFVNTFRQLHASRKSEEEGGNQPCSGEQTTD
- a CDS encoding AAA family ATPase; translated protein: MKRDRYQEDKYEEFQPPETSLRALTLLDEILRARPPQDARLLNYLLLLRHQLEVDEKQFQEAQKALQEYEQVYEKLTSPANRIGVYLGSPADGVAMIAVGDTEYYANIDPKMDASTLKVGTRVRINEAFAVVGDLGYHPQGPIVKVQEVLEDGRLRVASDPQGMSGRLVLRGHDLAEVTIKPGDEVRMEPNLKVALEHFAQREARDYYFEEVPEIPWSAIGGQEDAIRVIRDTIELPLLHPELFRKFEKQPIKGILLYGPPGCGKTLIGKATAYNLTQEYRRQLGRDVREYFMYISGPKILNMWLGESERMVREIFAAAREKAREGNLVFIFIDEAESILRVRNSGRFTHISNTVVPQFCAEMDGLVSLENVVVMLTSNRPDYIDPAILRPGRIDRKVKVARPDKQASRDILAIYLHPNIPLDPATVREYGSEEAAREALLDGAIEYLWRKHPETEFVQVYLRNGSVETLYWRDLVSGALLKSVVDRAKDYAIKRAIECGEDSGISLPDLQQAIRTEYKESEIFPKSDSQEDWLKLLDYEPDNVADVRPIRPQDRERQSAARRNII